One region of Mucilaginibacter sp. 14171R-50 genomic DNA includes:
- a CDS encoding MBL fold metallo-hydrolase, with product MPVFIASLNSGSNGNCYYVGNQHEAVLVDAGISCRETEKRMARLGLSIQKVKAIFISHEHSDHIKGLAVLAKKYRLPVYVTDGTVHHCGDVPKELCISLRSYQPVRVGSLEVMPFPKHHDAAEPHSFMISDGNTRIGVFTDIGAPCEHLIRHFAQCHAVFLEANYDEDMMEQGRYPFFLKRRIRGGKGHLSNKQALDVFREHKPPYMSHVLLAHLSKDNNCPVLAQQMFAAHAGDTHVSVASRYEESPVFVIDPLPVAAGESNILNQITGQFQFAIS from the coding sequence ATGCCGGTTTTTATAGCGTCATTGAATTCGGGGAGTAACGGCAATTGCTATTACGTTGGTAACCAGCACGAAGCAGTACTGGTTGACGCCGGCATATCCTGCCGAGAGACTGAAAAGCGCATGGCCCGCCTGGGGCTTTCCATTCAAAAAGTTAAAGCCATTTTCATTTCGCACGAACATAGCGACCATATTAAGGGCCTGGCTGTATTGGCGAAGAAATACCGCCTGCCCGTTTATGTTACCGATGGCACGGTACATCATTGCGGCGATGTGCCTAAAGAGCTTTGCATCAGCCTTCGATCGTACCAGCCGGTTAGGGTGGGCAGCCTGGAGGTAATGCCCTTTCCCAAACATCATGACGCTGCCGAACCGCACAGCTTTATGATAAGCGATGGCAATACCCGCATAGGCGTATTTACCGATATCGGCGCCCCATGCGAGCATTTGATCCGCCATTTTGCGCAATGCCATGCGGTGTTCCTGGAAGCTAATTACGACGAGGATATGATGGAGCAGGGCAGGTACCCCTTCTTTTTAAAGCGGCGCATCCGCGGGGGTAAGGGGCACTTATCAAATAAACAAGCGTTGGATGTGTTCAGGGAACATAAGCCCCCGTACATGAGCCATGTTTTGCTGGCACATTTGTCAAAGGATAACAACTGCCCCGTATTGGCGCAGCAAATGTTTGCAGCCCATGCCGGCGACACACATGTAAGCGTTGCTTCGCGCTACGAGGAAAGCCCTGTTTTTGTAATAGATCCCCTGCCCGTTGCAGCCGGCGAAAGTAACATACTTAACCAAATCACCGGGCAATTTCAGTTCGCTATAAGCTGA
- a CDS encoding putative sensor domain DACNV-containing protein codes for MLSEPTYLPARMVAPEIEAHFKKHQLAAQSLQDTNIATAPQAHIIEAVIDSAFWASMRREEGRSPIISLALLQPSQSQKPLIFGQKLRLTTQNLIKLAPAVEQPGIHLGVWPDGDDLFIWGTTHSIPAICFVLEVVEPGLLVIKHRRVDGFGKFVNVAVLQGDQIKVLDEATMGVADCPALITSLENMPLPTYMGESFNVLVQLAASMRLHKRGGLVLIVPAGTTAWKDSIVQPVKYPVKPPYSAIAELLKLTEHEQKKLEWQESLLEAIDLIGGFTAVDGATIITDKYDLLAFGAKAARSVKSTPVGEIVMTEPVAGGKAIKIHPAQNGGSRHLAAAQFVNDQHDAVALVASQDGQFTVFAWSVEVNMVHAHRIDVLLL; via the coding sequence ATGCTATCAGAACCCACCTACCTGCCGGCCCGAATGGTTGCACCCGAAATTGAGGCCCACTTTAAAAAGCACCAGTTAGCGGCGCAAAGTTTACAGGATACCAATATCGCAACGGCGCCCCAGGCGCATATTATTGAGGCGGTAATAGACTCGGCGTTTTGGGCCAGCATGCGCCGCGAGGAAGGGCGGTCGCCTATCATCTCGCTGGCATTGCTGCAGCCATCACAATCGCAAAAACCATTAATATTTGGGCAAAAGCTTAGGCTTACCACCCAGAATCTTATTAAGCTTGCCCCCGCGGTTGAACAGCCAGGCATACACTTAGGGGTTTGGCCCGATGGCGACGACCTTTTTATTTGGGGCACTACACACAGCATACCGGCGATATGTTTTGTTTTAGAAGTAGTAGAACCGGGCCTGCTGGTAATAAAGCACCGCCGCGTTGACGGGTTTGGCAAATTTGTGAACGTAGCCGTTTTACAGGGCGACCAGATCAAAGTTTTGGACGAGGCAACTATGGGGGTGGCTGATTGCCCGGCACTGATCACTTCACTTGAAAACATGCCCCTGCCAACATACATGGGCGAATCATTTAACGTGTTGGTGCAGTTGGCGGCATCCATGCGCCTGCACAAGCGGGGCGGCCTGGTGCTTATTGTACCCGCAGGTACAACGGCATGGAAAGATTCGATTGTGCAGCCCGTTAAATATCCTGTGAAACCGCCTTACAGCGCTATTGCCGAATTGCTGAAACTGACCGAGCACGAACAAAAAAAACTGGAATGGCAGGAATCGTTACTGGAAGCTATTGACCTGATAGGCGGTTTTACCGCTGTTGACGGTGCTACTATCATAACCGATAAGTATGATCTGCTGGCTTTCGGCGCCAAAGCTGCACGCTCGGTAAAAAGCACACCGGTAGGCGAAATTGTGATGACCGAACCCGTAGCCGGCGGCAAGGCTATAAAGATACACCCCGCCCAAAATGGCGGCTCCCGCCATTTGGCCGCGGCACAATTTGTTAACGATCAGCATGACGCGGTAGCCCTTGTGGCATCACAAGATGGTCAATTTACCGTGTTTGCATGGTCGGTAGAGGTAAACATGGTGCACGCTCACCGTATAGATGTTTTATTGTTGTAA
- a CDS encoding GNAT family N-acetyltransferase, which yields MNYADNDIIDNEAIHNFEFFVDGHRSFIDYKTRDNRIYLIHTEVPEELEGRGIAGVMVEKVLTYIEQRDMKLVPLCAYVKAFLKRHPEWNRLLA from the coding sequence ATGAACTATGCTGATAACGATATCATCGATAACGAAGCCATACACAACTTTGAGTTTTTTGTTGATGGTCATCGTTCATTTATCGATTACAAAACCAGGGATAACAGGATATACCTCATACACACGGAAGTGCCTGAAGAACTGGAGGGCCGTGGTATTGCAGGGGTTATGGTAGAAAAGGTGCTGACCTACATTGAGCAAAGAGATATGAAACTGGTGCCTTTATGCGCTTATGTCAAGGCGTTTTTAAAGCGCCACCCCGAGTGGAACAGGCTTTTGGCTTAA
- the fabF gene encoding beta-ketoacyl-ACP synthase II has product MKRVVITGMGVLSPAGNDLKSFWANIVNGRSNAADITRFNAENFKTHFAAEIKDFNPADHLDRNEIKRSDLYTQYALIAAREAIEDSGFELDKMSPFDVGVVLGSAQGGFETFEQQVREYAANGFMPHFNPFFIPKTLINMAAGIISIKYGFMGVNFSAVSACASSNTAIMDALNYIRWGKAKIIITGGADAPISEASIGGYNALKALSTRNQSPETASRPFDVERDGFVMGEGAGVLVFEEYEHAVARGAHIYAEIAGAAMTSDAYHITATHPEGKGAIQGMKLALQDGGLNADDVTYVNAHATSTSVGDLSEATAINAVFGNNKDLSVSATKSMTGHLLGAAGAVESIIAIKTITDGIIPPTINTHTIDPAVPDNLHIVIKDAINKKVNASLSNTFGFGGHNGIAVFKKV; this is encoded by the coding sequence ATGAAAAGAGTTGTTATTACAGGCATGGGGGTTTTATCGCCGGCCGGAAATGATCTTAAAAGCTTTTGGGCGAATATTGTAAACGGCCGCAGTAATGCTGCTGACATAACCCGTTTTAACGCCGAAAATTTTAAAACCCATTTTGCCGCCGAGATTAAGGATTTTAACCCTGCCGACCATCTGGACCGTAACGAAATAAAACGCAGCGACCTTTACACGCAATATGCGCTGATAGCTGCCAGGGAAGCAATCGAAGATTCGGGTTTTGAGTTGGATAAGATGTCGCCGTTTGACGTGGGGGTTGTTTTAGGATCAGCACAGGGCGGGTTCGAAACCTTTGAACAGCAAGTAAGGGAATATGCTGCAAATGGCTTTATGCCGCACTTTAACCCATTTTTTATACCAAAAACGCTGATCAACATGGCCGCGGGTATCATATCCATTAAATATGGTTTTATGGGCGTGAATTTCTCGGCCGTTTCGGCCTGTGCTTCTTCCAATACAGCTATTATGGACGCGCTGAATTACATTCGCTGGGGAAAGGCCAAAATTATTATAACCGGCGGAGCAGATGCTCCCATCAGCGAGGCTTCTATAGGTGGGTACAACGCTTTAAAAGCGCTTTCAACCCGTAACCAGTCGCCCGAAACTGCTTCGCGGCCGTTTGATGTGGAGCGCGACGGATTTGTAATGGGTGAGGGGGCAGGTGTTTTGGTTTTTGAAGAATACGAGCATGCGGTTGCCCGCGGCGCGCACATCTACGCCGAAATTGCCGGTGCTGCCATGACATCTGACGCTTATCACATCACTGCCACACACCCCGAAGGCAAAGGCGCCATACAAGGAATGAAACTGGCCTTACAGGACGGCGGTTTAAATGCCGATGACGTAACTTACGTGAACGCCCACGCCACCTCAACATCAGTAGGCGACCTGAGCGAAGCCACAGCCATAAACGCGGTTTTTGGTAATAATAAAGATCTGTCGGTGAGCGCAACCAAATCCATGACAGGTCACTTACTGGGCGCGGCGGGTGCTGTAGAATCTATCATTGCTATAAAAACCATTACAGACGGTATCATTCCGCCCACCATCAACACGCATACTATCGACCCCGCAGTACCCGATAATTTGCACATTGTGATAAAGGATGCCATCAACAAAAAAGTTAATGCTTCGTTAAGCAACACGTTTGGCTTTGGCGGGCATAATGGTATCGCCGTTTTTAAAAAGGTGTAA
- a CDS encoding NIPSNAP family protein — MKRRSFVKGSLISGAAAAIAPVAAVAQSKPLKDKIPYIEHYELRVYTFKDERQQKITEDFYREVFVPMMQQKRYETVGVFTELNPAGQTKLYVLIPFNTYVHAEGLYYFLEDNKDYWARGAAYLNAPADNPAFEHLETSMLKAFKHMPSKQIPAREKRIFELRQYKSASEAAGKKKIEMFNDKGEIDIFKRLGFKPVFFGETIIGNDRPNLTYMVTFKDMEDKAAHWKAFGGDPEWKKISAVPEYADALLVSKITSTMLVPTDYSGI; from the coding sequence ATGAAAAGACGCTCATTCGTAAAAGGCTCGTTAATAAGTGGCGCGGCTGCGGCAATCGCCCCTGTAGCCGCCGTGGCACAGTCAAAACCCTTAAAGGACAAGATACCGTACATAGAACACTATGAGCTAAGGGTTTATACCTTTAAAGACGAGCGCCAGCAAAAAATAACGGAAGACTTTTACCGGGAGGTTTTTGTGCCGATGATGCAACAGAAAAGATACGAGACCGTAGGCGTTTTTACCGAGCTGAATCCGGCAGGCCAAACAAAGCTTTACGTGCTGATTCCCTTTAACACGTATGTACACGCCGAAGGGCTGTATTATTTTTTGGAAGATAACAAAGATTATTGGGCACGCGGCGCTGCTTATTTGAATGCCCCTGCCGATAACCCTGCCTTTGAGCACCTGGAAACATCGATGCTGAAAGCGTTCAAGCATATGCCGTCAAAACAGATCCCTGCGCGTGAGAAACGTATTTTTGAATTGCGCCAGTATAAAAGCGCCAGCGAAGCCGCCGGTAAAAAGAAAATTGAAATGTTTAACGATAAAGGCGAAATAGATATTTTTAAGCGCCTGGGCTTTAAACCGGTGTTTTTTGGCGAAACGATTATTGGCAACGACAGGCCCAACCTAACCTACATGGTTACTTTTAAAGATATGGAAGATAAAGCGGCTCACTGGAAAGCTTTTGGCGGCGACCCTGAATGGAAAAAAATAAGCGCCGTACCGGAATATGCCGATGCCTTACTGGTATCAAAAATAACATCGACCATGTTGGTACCTACCGATTACTCAGGAATATAG
- a CDS encoding GNAT family N-acetyltransferase: MAHILDNPIYNALKTGNKKLSADGSRAVHFRRDVAPFAGMENNSSADFKALSAFDPQVSPLVIFTPVKLNIPGKFEVIHEFEMQQMVYKGGMPIAAAPQPVTELDESHIPQMLELTELTKPGPFLERTIEFGNYTGIFEDGKLVSMAGQRLQPSPYIELSAVCTHPDYLGRGYAGTLLNEQVKKVLQVRGTPFLHVLASNKAAISVYERVGFETRSPMFGYVLNIKK, from the coding sequence ATGGCACACATTTTAGACAACCCTATTTACAACGCACTCAAAACAGGAAACAAAAAACTTTCAGCAGACGGATCCCGGGCAGTTCATTTTCGACGTGATGTAGCGCCGTTTGCCGGGATGGAGAATAATAGCTCAGCCGATTTTAAGGCACTTAGTGCGTTTGATCCGCAGGTAAGCCCCTTGGTAATATTTACACCCGTAAAATTAAATATTCCTGGGAAATTTGAGGTTATACACGAGTTTGAAATGCAGCAAATGGTATATAAAGGGGGCATGCCGATAGCCGCCGCACCCCAACCGGTAACTGAGTTGGATGAAAGCCACATACCCCAAATGTTGGAACTGACAGAACTTACCAAACCCGGGCCATTTTTGGAGCGTACTATCGAGTTTGGAAACTACACCGGTATTTTTGAAGATGGAAAGCTGGTATCAATGGCAGGGCAGCGCCTCCAGCCATCCCCCTACATCGAACTTAGCGCTGTATGCACCCATCCCGATTACCTGGGCAGGGGGTACGCCGGCACATTATTGAATGAGCAGGTGAAAAAGGTTTTACAAGTAAGAGGTACGCCGTTTTTGCATGTGTTGGCAAGTAATAAAGCGGCCATAAGCGTATACGAGCGGGTAGGCTTTGAAACCCGCAGCCCCATGTTTGGATATGTACTTAATATTAAAAAATAA